In the genome of Carnobacterium pleistocenium FTR1, one region contains:
- a CDS encoding CamS family sex pheromone protein: MNKKAIAVLAASVFLLSACQPAEVTNETETVTEETETTSQLSNEYYSAIITDNAYQTSLNRGITLGLNSTINLKAFETGLMNLSQEHFSTDSHYFQEGQYIDSGTTNSWLGRVSEENPDGLNPEDNGNNEPDERNPIYLDSFLEQNYMVQNGDGFELGGISIGLAMNSVDYYTKKAYGSSFETKISQEEILAEGKAMADKIVQRLRETEGIGDVPIAIGIFEQSTEDNLAGGVYIAESVSENGSTSFTNWETINQKKVIFPASGEESNELSSFENFKAEIENFFPNLSGVTAEALYVDDQIVEMRLSINTQFYGESEIVAFTQHVAEKASSFLVPNIPIEITIGSINGTESFLAREAGETEFYSHIFD, from the coding sequence ATGAACAAAAAAGCGATTGCTGTACTGGCTGCTAGTGTATTTCTGTTAAGTGCTTGTCAACCAGCAGAGGTAACAAATGAAACTGAGACGGTTACCGAAGAAACGGAAACAACAAGCCAACTATCAAATGAGTATTATAGTGCGATCATTACCGATAATGCGTACCAAACGAGTTTGAACAGAGGAATAACGTTAGGCCTAAACTCAACCATTAATTTGAAGGCCTTTGAGACCGGATTGATGAACTTATCGCAAGAACATTTTTCAACCGATTCTCATTATTTTCAAGAGGGTCAATACATTGATAGTGGAACAACGAATAGCTGGTTAGGTCGTGTCAGTGAAGAAAATCCAGATGGCTTGAATCCAGAAGATAACGGAAACAATGAACCCGACGAACGCAACCCGATTTATTTAGATTCATTTTTGGAGCAAAATTACATGGTCCAAAATGGTGATGGATTTGAACTTGGCGGAATTTCTATCGGTTTAGCCATGAATAGTGTCGATTATTACACAAAAAAAGCATACGGTTCAAGTTTTGAAACAAAAATTTCACAAGAAGAGATATTAGCAGAAGGTAAAGCGATGGCTGATAAAATCGTTCAACGTTTGCGTGAAACTGAAGGTATTGGAGACGTTCCAATCGCAATTGGTATCTTTGAACAGTCTACTGAAGATAATTTAGCTGGTGGTGTCTACATTGCAGAATCAGTCAGTGAAAATGGCTCAACTAGTTTCACAAACTGGGAAACAATTAATCAGAAGAAAGTTATTTTTCCAGCAAGTGGAGAGGAAAGCAATGAATTATCTAGTTTTGAAAATTTCAAGGCTGAAATTGAGAACTTCTTTCCAAATCTAAGTGGAGTAACAGCAGAAGCGCTTTACGTTGACGACCAAATTGTGGAAATGAGATTATCGATCAATACTCAATTTTATGGTGAAAGCGAAATTGTTGCCTTTACTCAACATGTTGCAGAGAAAGCTTCTTCATTCTTAGTGCCAAA